In one window of Scyliorhinus canicula chromosome 17, sScyCan1.1, whole genome shotgun sequence DNA:
- the LOC119951299 gene encoding zinc finger protein 883-like, whose amino-acid sequence MEGKNSVNGGKPYTCSVCGQVFNQLADLSVLKCSNNGEKLWKCGECGKGFIYPFKSVNVDSHTEEKPFTYPVCGKGFNTSANLLKHHHSLTAEKLFTCSVCRKGFARSSNLLRHQRVHTDERPFKCPDCGKFYKSSQELISHRLVHTVERPFSCSHCGTGFKQSSDLTKHQRVHTGERPFTCSKCGKGFAHSSNLLRHQRVHTDERPFKCSDCGKCFKSSQELMSHQHVHTDERPFRCSHCGTRFRQSSSLLRHQRVHAGERPFTCPECGKGFSHSSNLLRHQRVHTDERPFKCPDCGKFYKSSQELISHRLVHTVERPFSCSHCGTGFKQSSDLTKHQRVHTGERPFTCSKCGKGFAHSSNLLRHQRVHTDERPFKCSDCGKCFKSSQELMSHQHVHTDERPFRCSHCGTRFRQSSSLLRHQRVHAGERPFTCPECGKGFSHSSNLLRHQRVHTDERPFKCPDCGKFYKSSQELISHRLVHTVERPFSCSHCGTGFKQSSDLTKHQRVHTGERPFTCSKCGKGFAYSSNLLRHQRVHTDERPFKCSDCGKCFKSSQELMSHQHVHTDERPFRCSHCGTRFRQSSSLLRHQRVHTGERPFTCPECGKGFSHSSNLLTHQRVHSEERPFKCPDCGKCYKSSGELMSHQRVHTDERPFRCSDCGIGFRRSSDLTVHQQSHWGEAVHLL is encoded by the coding sequence ATGGAAGGAAAAAACAGCGTTAATGGGGGGAAACCGTACACATGTTCTGTCTGTGGACAAGTCTTCAACCAATTAGCTGACCTGTCTGTACTTAAATGCAGTAACAATGGggagaaactgtggaaatgtggagaatgtgggaagggattcatttacCCATTCAAATCGGTAAATGTGGACAGTCATACtgaggagaaaccattcacctatcctgtgtgtgggaagggatttaatacTTCAGCAAACCTGCTGAAACATCACCACAGTCTCACAGCAGAgaagctgttcacctgctctgtgtgtaggAAGGGATTTGCTcgctcatccaacctgctgagacaccagcgggttcacactgatgagagaccttttaaatgcccgGACTGCGGGAAGTTCTACAAAAGTTCCCAGGAACTGATATCCCATCGACTTGTTCACACTgtcgagagaccgttcagctgctctcactgcgggactgggttcaaacaatcatctgacctcactaaacaccagcgggttcacaccggagagaggccgttcacctgctccaagtgtgggaagggatttgctcacTCCTCCAACCTGCTAAGACACCAACgcgttcacactgatgagaggccTTTTAAATGCTCAGATTGCGGGAAATGCTTTAAAAGTTCCCAGGAGTTGATGTCTCATCaacatgttcacactgatgagagaccattcaggtgctctcatTGTGGGACTAGGTTCAGGCAATCATCttccctgctgagacaccagcgagttcacgccggggagagaccgttcacctgccctgaatgtgggaagggattttctCACtcctccaacctgctgagacaccagcgggttcacactgatgagagaccttttaaatgcccgGACTGCGGGAAGTTCTACAAAAGTTCCCAGGAACTGATATCCCATCGACTTGTTCACACTgtcgagagaccgttcagctgctctcactgcgggactgggttcaaacaatcatctgacctcactaaacaccagcgggttcacaccggagagaggccgttcacctgctccaagtgtgggaagggatttgctcacTCCTCCAACCTGCTAAGACACCAACgcgttcacactgatgagaggccTTTTAAATGCTCAGATTGCGGGAAATGCTTTAAAAGTTCCCAGGAGTTGATGTCCCATCaacatgttcacactgatgagagaccattcaggtgctctcatTGTGGGACTAGGTTCAGGCAATCATCttccctgctgagacaccagcgagttcacgccggggagagaccgttcacctgccctgaatgtgggaagggattttctCACtcctccaacctgctgagacaccagcgggttcacactgatgagagaccttttaaatgcccgGACTGCGGGAAGTTCTACAAAAGTTCCCAGGAACTGATATCCCATCGACTTGTTCACACTgtcgagagaccgttcagctgctctcactgcgggactgggttcaaacaatcatctgacctcactaaacaccagcgggttcacaccggagagaggccgttcacctgctccaagtgtgggaagggatttgcttaCTCCTCCAACCTGCTAAGACACCAACgcgttcacactgatgagaggccTTTTAAATGCTCAGATTGCGGGAAATGCTTTAAAAGTTCCCAGGAGTTGATGTCCCATCaacatgttcacactgatgagagaccattcaggtgctctcatTGTGGGACTAGGTTCAGGCAATCATCttccctgctgagacaccagcgagttcacaccggggagagaccgttcacctgccctgaatgtgggaagggattttctCACtcctccaacctgctgacacaccagcgagttcactctgaggagagaccttttaaatgcccagactgtgggaagtgctataaaagttctggggaactaatgtcccatcaacgtgttcacaccgaCGAAAGACCATTCagatgctctgactgtgggattgggttcaggcgatcatctgacctcactgtacatcagcagtcacactggggagaggccgttcacctgctctga